In one Gopherus evgoodei ecotype Sinaloan lineage chromosome 1, rGopEvg1_v1.p, whole genome shotgun sequence genomic region, the following are encoded:
- the LOC115654582 gene encoding uncharacterized protein LOC115654582, producing the protein MVLKKKLNRMATEPGAFAVLSSLLLYITDLAACDPQMPRKKAKWAEGKGSKVICNPECQSADKSKRPTRFQLLQSKFMNNNHEPYIKKTREVGKLIIKEKQWVNRGCLNATVNKLDKNKEKKGSGQAPEENKKIMPNERVKWNGLSGKNTVKNILKKFLAAGEKETKENASVWKKKEPNSSLPKIISRNSVFSKLKEKFEQESSVCSATEAKTLLLRKGKKNTKAPSRTPIHKPEVTVLHTVTATVLNSPQSQYLVCTKAPMPRFSVVTEISHPWSWWTNNTDSNQPFDLGTQMGEVSDSDNKHDIKPGKNEMLENRAQDREYKGQMQTVQCVMPKVMTDNKDSAETKIDSTNQGLGFLPNLDCSSTFCKNKALADSIPTLSKPTLSHKGKSTLAGFDTSSLGDNKAAQNVSEDNPSTNLPYSGIAEGSSAHNPQDIKEVHIPKITVNACSSKETEIVFSESEKDPLFTSQKCFPEEKLSESIPWFCSPVVQASQNVMPPSDDLQLTVKIPVTDKMPPLMPRQENASDFKGKHSKAAVKREKFHYKQEIFPSSRKNDCKITAKQEEEPAINPNRLSDCQMQTEQITQESQPHQMLSQQNNIDNFSTNVSNPTMSQTYQVHLSNDSKKEKSGIVEGKHICSDFEKDQGPLSSYLMKHRCYIPEDNFGKDQLSSSNEMASQENNTARERSTLCHLETYQMPSKYFMKHESDIADENPWPNSETCQSFSSNYLTKHENSTAEQRIWHAIEKPPIPSSKDLVKDETYSVEDKKACHNSGKYQLPSSNESVKHKDDIIVKNTKYNGENYQTPPSSSDVINHENNTAKEKNIHHVFEKNQLLSPNELGKHENNTAEEISPLSNIEKSQLPSSNALVKPENNTAVGRIPLNNWEKYRLPSPNGSEKHENNTVVKTRPWRNLEQDQLPIPNDALNYENEKRGENFEKNQFPSSNEMVTHENNSASERNNLHKYEEYQMLSSDDGLKHENDAMVEKNATATERNTLCNSEMCQIPTSGDFIKHKDNNAKEKNSSSFETCQLPLSKNKINTPGPRNTLCNIKYQMPTRDLVENEYDTTEEESTCCNTEKYQLFSSHESMKHENNAAEARNIQSNFKNYQKPSSRNIGEHESKTVQEKSTNHNFEEYQLLSRNAPQKHGKKAAVERDTLCNPKKNQKPSSSSLVKHENNVTVEKQQQTPLSDDFVKHETETVEKNKHHSSEKYQLTSSNKLVKHGKNTTVEKKQQIPTSNDFRKHETNTVKEKNKHHSSEKYQLTTSNKLVTHGKNTTIEKKQQIPISNDFRKHEISTTEKKNPHLKVEKYQVPSSSKLEKYETNSSGKKNSLCDFEKYQASLPSDLIKHQSDSALEENTWHNIDNYQKLPLSNDVSKHDKNTVEQGKTQHGFKKYHKLSSNDLAKHENVAAEGKARRQGSDQTNDRKTELQDCARTAAQAKYIAESYSEGPLNSSFKPMIVRVSDTFKHHT; encoded by the coding sequence ATGGTGCTGAAGAAGAAGCTCAATAGGATGGCAACAGAACCAGGGGCTTTTGCTGTCCTCAGCAGCCTGCTGCTTTACATCACAGACCTCGCAGCCTGCGACCCACAGATGCCAAGGAAGAAGGCAAAATGGGCAGAAGGCAAAGGAAGCAAGGTGATTTGTAATCCTGAATGCCAAAGTGCAGACAAGAGCAAGCGCCCCACAAGATTCCAGCTTTTGCAATCCAAGTTCATGAATAACAATCATGAACCTTACATAAAGAAGACAAGAGAAGTTGGCAAACTAATCATTAAAGAAAAGCAGTGGGTAAACAGAGGCTGTCTAAATGCCACTGTTAACAAATTAGACAAAAATAAGGAGAAAAAAGGAAGTGGTCAAGCACCAGAAGAGAACAAAAAGATAATGCCCAATGAGAGGGTCAAGTGGAATGGTCTGAGTGGGAAAAATACAGTGAAAAACATTCTGAAGAAATTTTTAGCTGCAGGGGAGAAAGAAACTAAGGAGAATGCTTCTGTCTGGAAAAAGAAAGAGCCAAACAGCAGTTTGCCAAAAATAATCAGCAGGAATTCTGTTTTCTCCAAACTGAAGGAAAAGTTTGAACaggaaagttctgtttgttcagCCACAGAGGCGAAAACATTGCTGTTGCGCAAAGGTAAGAAAAATACAAAGGCCCCAAGTAGAACACCTATTCACAAACCAGAGGTCACAGTGCTCCACACTGTAACAGCCACAGTTCTAAATAGCCCTCAGTCCCAGTATTTAGTGTGTACGAAGGCTCCAATGCCTAGATTCAGTGTTGTGACTGAAATTAGCCATCCTTGGAGCTGGTGGACAAACAACACTGATAGTAATCAGCCTTTTGATCTTGGCACTCAAATGGGAGAAGTGAGTGACTCTGACAACAAACATGATATTAAGCCTGGTAAGAATGAAATGCTAGAAAATAGAGCACAAGACAGAGAGTACAAAGGACAGATGCAAACTGTACAATGTGTAATGCCCAAGGTCATGACTGACAACAAGGACAGCGCAGAGACTAAAATAGATTCCACAAACCAAGGACTTGGTTTTCTTCCTAATCTAGACTGCTCTTCTACTTTCTGTAAAAATAAAGCCCTTGCAGACAGCATTCCTACCTTATCTAAACCCACATTATCTCACAAGGGGAAGAGCACATTAGCTGGATTTGATACATCTTCATTAGGGGATAATAAAGCTGCTCAAAATGTTAGTGAAGACAATCCATCTACTAACTTGCCTTATTCTGGTATAGCTGAAGGATCCAGTGCACACAAtccccaggatattaaagaggtTCATATTCCTAAAATAACAGTGAATGCATGCAGTTCAAAGGAGACAGAAATAGTTTTCTCAGAGTCAGAAAAAGATCCTCTCTTCACAAGCCAAAAATGTTTCCCGGAGGAGAAACTATCGGAAAGTATTCCATGGTTTTGCTCCCCAGTAGTTCAGGCATCTCAGAATGTAATGCCTCCAAGTGATGACCTGCAGTTAACTGTCAAAATACCAGTTACTGACAAAATGCCACCGCTGATGCCCAGGCAAGAAAATGCATCAGATTTTAAAGGCAAACATTCCAAAGCAGCtgtaaaaagagagaaatttcaCTATAAACAGGAAATATTTCCTAGTTCTAGAAAAAATGATTGCAAAATCACAGCTAAGCAAGAAGAGGAACCAGCCATAAACCCAAACAGGCTGTCTGATTGTCAAATGCAAACTGAACAAATAACCCAGGAATCACAGCCACATCAAATGCTTAGCCAACAAAATAACATTGATAATTTCAGTACTAATGTATCAAATCCGACTATGAGTCAGACATACCAAGTACACTTATCAAATGattcaaagaaggaaaaaagtggTATTGTAGAAGGAAAGCATATCTGCTCTGATTTTGAAAAGGACCAAGGGCCATTGTCAAGTTATTTAATGAAGCACAGGTGTTATATTCCAGAAGATAATTTTGGGAAGGACCAATTATCCTCATCAAATGAAATGGCAAGTCAGGAAAACAATACTGCCAGAGAAAGGAGTACCTTGTGTCATCTTGAGACTTATCAAATGCCATCAAAGTATTTCATGAAGCATGAAAGTGACATTGCAGATGAGAATCCCTGGCCTAATTCTGAGACATGTCAATCATTCTCATCAAATTATTTAACAAAGCATGAAAACAGTACTGCAGAACAAAGAATCTGGCATGCTATTGAAAAGCCCCCAATCCCATCATCAAAAGATTTGGTGAAAGATGAAACCTATAGTGTAGAAGATAAGAAGGCTTGTCATAATTCTGGTAAGTACCAATTACCTTCTTCAAATGAGTCTGTGAAGCATAAAGATGATATTATAGTAAAGAATACTAAGTATAATGGTGAGAATTACCAGACACCACCATCATCAAGTGATGTCATAAACCATGAAAATAATACAGCCAAAGAGAAGAATATCCATCATGTTTTTGAGAAAAATCAGTTACTCTCACCAAATGAACTGGGGAAGCATGAAAATAATACTGCAGAAGAGATAAGTCCCTTGAGTAACATAGAGAAATCCCAATTACCCTCATCAAATGCACTGGTGAAGCCTGAAAATAATACCGCAGTAGGGAGAATCCCCTTGAATAACTGGGAAAAGTACCGACTACCCTCACCAAATGGATCAGAGAAGCATGAAAATAATACGGTGGTAAAAACAAGACCCTGGCGTAATCTGGAGCAGGACCAACTGCCAATTCCAAATGATGCTCTGAATTATGAAAATGAGAAGAGAGGTGAGAACTTTGAGAAaaaccagtttccttcctcaaATGAAATGGTGACACATGAAAATAATAGTGCAAGTGAGAGAAATAACTTACATAAATATGAAGAGTACCAAATGCTGTCATCAGATGATGGCTTGAAGCATGAAAATGATGCAATGGTAGAGAAGAATGCTACTGCAACAGAGAGAAATACCTTGTGTAACTCTGAGATGTGCCAAATACCGACATCAGGTGATTTCATAAAGCATAAGGATAAtaatgcaaaagagaagaattcttctagtTTTGAGACATGCCAATTACCCTTATCaaagaataaaataaacactCCAGGACCGAGAAATACTTTGTGTAACATCAAATACCAAATGCCAACAAGAGATTTAGTGGAAAATGAATATGACACAACAGAAGAGGAAAGCACATGTTGTAATACTGAGAAATATCAACTGTTCTCATCTCATGAATCAATGAAACATGAAAATAATGCTGCAGAGGCAAGAAATATCCAGAGTAACTTTAAGAATTACCAAAAGCCTTCATCAAGAAATATAGGGGAGCATGAAAGCAAAACTGTCCAAGAGAAGAGTACCAATCATAATTTTGAAGAGTACCAGTTACTCTCAAGAAATGCACCACAGAAGCATGGAAAGAAAGCTGCAGTAGAGAGAGATACCTTGTGTAATCCTAAGAAGAATCAAAAACCATCATCAAGTTCATTGGTTAAGCATGAAAATAATGTTACAGTAGAGAAGCAACAACAAACACCATTGTCGGATGATTTTGTGAAGCATGAAACTGAAACTGTGGAAAAGAATAAACATCATAGTTCTGAGAAGTACCAGTTAACCTCATCAAATAAATTGGTCAAGCATGGAAAAAATACCACAGTAGAGAAAAAGCAACAAATACCAACATCAAATGATTTTAGAAAGCATGAAACTAACACTGTGAAAGAGAAGAATAAACATCATAGCTCTGAGAAGTACCAATTAACCACATCAAATAAATTGGTGACACATGGAAAAAATACCACAATAGAGAAGAAGCAACAAATACCAATATCAAATGATTTTAGGAAGCATGAAATTAGtactacagaaaagaaaaatccacATCTCAAAGTTGAGAAATACCAGGTACCCTCCTCAAGCAAACTGGAGAAGTATGAAACTAATAGTTCAGGAAAGAAAAATAGTTTGTGTGACTTTGAGAAGTATCAAGCTTCATTGCCAAGTGATCTCATAAAACATCAAAGTGATTCAGCATTAGAGGAGAATACTTGGCATAACATCGATAACTACCAAAAATTACCCCTATCCAATGATGTATCCAAACATGATAAAAATACTGTAGAACAGGGGAAAACCCAGCATGGCTTTAAGAAGTACCATAAACTATCATCAAATGATTTAGCAAAGCATGAAAATGTTGCTGCTGAAGGAAAGGCCAGGAGACAAGGGTCTGATCAAACAAATGACAGAAAAACAGAACTCCAGGACTGCGCAAGAACAGCAGCACAAGCAAAATACATAGCAGAAAGTTACAGTGAAGGACCCCTAAATTCATCTTTTAAACCAATGATAGTTAGAGTAAGTGATACATTTAAACATCACACCTGA